One window from the genome of Fodinicurvata sediminis DSM 21159 encodes:
- a CDS encoding HvfC/BufC N-terminal domain-containing protein, whose protein sequence is MLHDLQRDMAQALLQGTAAQSMDVAGVQPAERLAVHRITVQDSLRQTLAAAYPCLEGVLGAGNFGVLARDFIMDYPPRRAVLAFYGEGLADYLETYRHTAGKPALADLARLEWACLQAGFAQDADAITLPALQTLAPETLLKMGLPLHPATHLLCLAHPVDRYKAGEITWSALARADRHLAILRKEREVAVCVLGPGEAALFTALAEGQGLEAAAERAFARDPAFDLQHFLVKFLPLGAFTFPTDG, encoded by the coding sequence ATGCTGCATGACCTGCAAAGAGACATGGCGCAGGCCCTGCTTCAGGGAACCGCCGCGCAATCTATGGATGTCGCCGGGGTCCAGCCGGCTGAACGCCTGGCGGTCCATCGCATTACGGTCCAGGATTCCCTGCGCCAGACCCTGGCCGCAGCCTATCCCTGCCTGGAAGGCGTGTTGGGGGCAGGGAACTTCGGTGTGCTCGCCCGGGACTTCATCATGGACTACCCGCCACGCCGAGCTGTTCTAGCCTTCTATGGCGAGGGATTGGCGGACTATCTCGAGACCTACCGGCACACAGCCGGCAAACCCGCCTTGGCCGATCTCGCGCGTCTGGAATGGGCCTGCCTGCAGGCGGGCTTTGCCCAGGACGCGGACGCGATCACGCTGCCAGCCCTGCAGACTCTGGCGCCTGAAACCCTCCTGAAGATGGGTCTGCCGCTGCATCCGGCCACGCACCTGCTTTGCCTGGCTCACCCTGTGGACCGCTACAAGGCCGGAGAGATCACCTGGAGCGCGCTTGCCCGAGCGGACCGTCACCTGGCCATCCTGCGCAAGGAGCGTGAAGTGGCGGTCTGTGTGCTTGGACCCGGCGAGGCGGCCCTGTTCACGGCTCTGGCAGAGGGACAGGGGCTGGAAGCGGCCGCGGAGCGTGCTTTCGCGCGGGATCCGGCATTCGACCTGCAGCATTTCCTGGTGAAATTCCTGCCGCTTGGAGCCTTCACCTTTCCGACGGACGGATGA
- a CDS encoding DoxX family protein — MDSSMEQRTMAQSDLLTRWLPQWRRRTTQLEYLGMPLLLLAARIWIGLIFFNAGWARITNWSSQDFLFSQIHPVPFLPAALAAPLTTAGELGLSILLMAGLAGRFSALGLLIMTAVIQFVVGQTPQGQENAIANPVHYFWMFLLLLVLVRGPGLLSLDALIGRLLPGTGRKTQRAG; from the coding sequence ATGGACTCTTCAATGGAGCAAAGGACGATGGCGCAGAGTGATCTCTTGACCAGATGGTTGCCGCAATGGCGGCGCAGGACGACTCAACTGGAGTATCTGGGCATGCCGCTGCTGCTGCTTGCGGCGCGCATCTGGATCGGCCTGATCTTCTTCAATGCCGGCTGGGCGCGCATCACCAACTGGAGCAGCCAGGACTTCCTGTTCTCGCAGATTCACCCGGTTCCCTTCCTGCCGGCGGCCCTGGCAGCACCGCTGACCACGGCGGGTGAACTGGGCCTGTCGATTTTGCTGATGGCGGGATTGGCCGGGCGCTTCTCGGCCCTGGGCCTTCTGATCATGACGGCCGTGATCCAGTTCGTCGTCGGCCAGACGCCGCAGGGACAGGAAAATGCCATCGCCAATCCGGTGCACTATTTCTGGATGTTCCTGCTGCTGCTGGTCCTGGTGCGCGGGCCCGGCCTGCTGTCTCTGGATGCCTTGATCGGCCGCCTGCTTCCGGGCACTGGCCGGAAAACACAACGGGCCGGGTGA
- the msrA gene encoding peptide-methionine (S)-S-oxide reductase MsrA: MFFLKRSAEMPTPGRELPGRDEAIVEPGTHHVNGRPLAPPYPESLETAVFGMGCFWGVERLFWQLPGVYLTAVGYAGGATPNPTYEEVCSGGTGHTEAVQVVYDPAQVSYRDLLKVFWEEHDPTQGLRQGNDVGSQYRSAIYYSSEAQRQEAEQSAKTYQEALSARGYGAITTEIREAGPFYFAEEYHQQYLAKNPGGYCGVDGTGVACPLPTGVVAEG, encoded by the coding sequence ATGTTTTTCCTGAAGCGCAGTGCGGAAATGCCCACACCCGGTCGCGAACTGCCCGGGCGCGATGAAGCGATCGTCGAACCCGGTACGCACCATGTGAACGGGCGGCCCCTGGCACCGCCCTATCCGGAGAGCCTGGAAACCGCGGTTTTCGGCATGGGCTGCTTCTGGGGGGTCGAGCGCCTGTTCTGGCAGCTTCCTGGTGTCTACTTAACCGCCGTCGGATATGCCGGAGGGGCCACGCCCAATCCCACCTATGAAGAGGTCTGTTCGGGCGGCACCGGTCATACGGAGGCCGTGCAGGTGGTCTACGATCCGGCCCAGGTCAGCTATCGCGACCTGCTGAAGGTTTTCTGGGAGGAACACGATCCGACCCAGGGCCTGCGCCAGGGCAACGACGTGGGCAGCCAGTACCGCAGCGCCATCTACTACAGCAGTGAAGCCCAGCGCCAGGAGGCCGAACAAAGTGCCAAGACCTATCAGGAAGCCTTGTCGGCCAGGGGCTATGGCGCCATTACCACCGAGATCCGGGAAGCCGGGCCGTTCTACTTTGCCGAGGAGTATCACCAGCAGTATCTGGCGAAGAATCCGGGCGGCTATTGCGGCGTGGATGGTACCGGGGTCGCTTGCCCGTTGCCCACGGGAGTGGTGGCCGAAGGCTGA
- a CDS encoding GNAT family N-acetyltransferase: MPETLRIRRLVHEDAGIFCRLRCEGFASEPASFRYSAADEQHLPLDYTQQRLAETHVLGAFRGDELVGISGYARLSGCKLRHKGLIWGMYVRASERGQGIARELLLQLIERAAQEVSLLQLTVVANNTAALRLYQSLGFRSYGREPRSIREAVHLSWTEEAGVTKLKHDG; encoded by the coding sequence ATGCCCGAGACGCTACGCATACGCCGGCTTGTGCACGAAGATGCGGGAATCTTTTGCCGCCTGCGCTGCGAGGGTTTCGCCTCGGAGCCGGCCAGCTTCCGCTACTCCGCCGCCGACGAACAGCACCTGCCCCTGGACTATACGCAACAGCGGCTTGCCGAAACGCATGTGCTTGGGGCCTTTCGCGGTGACGAACTGGTGGGCATTTCCGGCTATGCACGCCTGAGCGGCTGCAAGCTCCGGCACAAGGGCCTGATCTGGGGCATGTATGTGCGGGCCAGCGAGCGCGGACAAGGCATTGCAAGAGAACTGTTGCTTCAACTGATAGAGCGGGCGGCGCAGGAGGTTTCCCTGCTGCAGCTGACCGTGGTTGCCAACAACACAGCTGCGCTCCGCCTCTACCAATCCCTTGGCTTCCGAAGCTATGGCCGGGAACCGCGCTCGATTCGGGAAGCTGTTCATTTGAGCTGGACCGAGGAAGCTGGAGTTACCAAGCTTAAACACGATGGGTAG
- a CDS encoding alpha/beta fold hydrolase, which produces MARIHVNGVDLFYDFSGNVGEAVALVHGSWASHRDWEFVAPELSKSHRVLTYDRRGHSQSERPPGQGSIREDVNDLAILIEELGLPPAWVVGNSLGASIALRLAAERPDLLRGVVAHEPPLFSLLSEDPAQRPMLQEIEHQLGIVASYIDAGEHARAAERFMDEVIFGPGAWEHMPQEVRDEMTENAPSFLDEFNDREMMAIDIEALQQQRLPILLTTGGQSPPLFAPVIDALAAIIPEMEVYCFEQAGHIPHVTHPEPYIDATRRFIGTAQV; this is translated from the coding sequence ATGGCCAGGATTCACGTCAACGGTGTCGATCTGTTCTACGATTTTTCTGGGAATGTAGGGGAGGCCGTCGCGCTTGTGCACGGATCCTGGGCTTCGCACCGGGATTGGGAATTTGTCGCTCCGGAACTCTCCAAATCTCACCGTGTGCTCACCTACGATCGACGCGGGCATTCACAAAGCGAGCGTCCACCGGGTCAGGGGAGCATCCGTGAGGACGTGAATGACCTGGCTATACTCATCGAGGAGCTTGGCCTGCCGCCCGCATGGGTGGTGGGCAATTCTCTCGGGGCGTCGATTGCGCTTCGGTTGGCGGCGGAGCGACCAGATCTGCTGCGGGGCGTCGTGGCGCACGAACCGCCACTTTTCTCGCTCCTCTCGGAAGACCCGGCTCAACGGCCAATGTTACAAGAGATCGAGCATCAGCTCGGGATCGTAGCTAGCTATATCGATGCTGGTGAACATGCGCGTGCAGCCGAACGCTTCATGGATGAGGTGATATTCGGCCCCGGAGCGTGGGAACACATGCCGCAGGAGGTCCGAGATGAAATGACGGAGAACGCCCCGTCCTTTCTAGATGAGTTCAATGATCGTGAGATGATGGCGATCGATATCGAAGCTCTCCAACAGCAGCGTCTTCCCATTTTGCTCACTACCGGCGGCCAAAGTCCGCCGCTGTTCGCACCCGTTATTGATGCTCTAGCGGCCATCATACCCGAAATGGAAGTGTATTGCTTCGAACAGGCGGGGCATATTCCCCACGTCACTCATCCGGAGCCGTATATAGACGCCACAAGGCGCTTCATCGGGACCGCGCAAGTTTGA
- a CDS encoding membrane protein, which yields MLDALSLTFSPVIPAWLLLAAAVLSLGLLLLGLFNRASGLLPRSLVLAVLLLALANPAVVREDREARDDVALVVVDRSASQTRIAPRPEQTEQALIRLREELETLDNTRIQVLESRGEGGGRAAGTQLFQDISTSLSDIGRARVSAIFVISDGRIHDTPEVSQDLGVDAPVHHLKTGQEDERDRRITVEDLPAFALVDQPERLRFRVEDLGGVQGDGQAEVILSLNGKPVERLEVPVGETRELPFTLERRGASILELEVAAAPEELTELNNRVATTVNGVRDRLRVLLVSGEPHPGSRAWRNILKSDPSVDLVHFTILRPPEKQDGTPIDELSLIAFPTRELFEVKLPEFDLVVFDRYQRRGVLPTAYYNNIAAYVENGGALLDVSGPDYVSPMSLWRTGLRRVLPAAPTGEIFEQPYRPDVTETGERHPVTSSLLRQVPRDKNGQPAWGEWFRLIDNDPGQADVLMSGASDRPLLLLTRQEQGRVAQLSSDQIWLWGRGYDGGGPQRELVRRIAHWLMKEPDLEEEDLLAEVREDRLVITRRSLADDTDPVEVTLPDGQTRSVTLEQSEPGRFQASLPIEQQGLYRVEQRDLLALAALGAINAKEFEDPRATAEILEPLRADSGGGLAELHEETVPALRKVAQGRDRHGAGWMGVLDRQSYRVTGVERTPLLPGLLLLALILGGLMAAWYREGR from the coding sequence ATGCTTGATGCACTTTCCCTGACCTTCAGTCCCGTTATACCCGCCTGGCTTCTGCTGGCTGCTGCGGTCCTGTCCTTGGGCCTGCTGCTGCTTGGCCTCTTCAATCGCGCATCTGGCCTGCTTCCACGCAGCCTGGTCCTGGCTGTACTGCTGCTGGCCCTGGCCAACCCTGCCGTAGTCCGTGAAGACCGCGAAGCGCGTGACGATGTGGCCCTGGTCGTGGTCGATCGTAGTGCCAGCCAGACCCGTATTGCCCCTCGTCCCGAGCAGACGGAGCAGGCGCTCATCCGACTGAGAGAAGAGCTGGAAACCCTGGACAATACCCGGATCCAGGTCCTGGAAAGCCGCGGTGAAGGCGGCGGCCGCGCCGCCGGCACGCAGCTGTTCCAGGACATTTCCACCAGCCTGTCCGACATCGGACGTGCACGTGTCTCGGCCATCTTCGTGATCAGCGACGGACGGATCCACGACACGCCTGAAGTGTCGCAGGACCTGGGCGTGGATGCCCCGGTTCATCATCTGAAAACCGGGCAGGAGGACGAACGCGACCGACGCATCACGGTCGAGGATCTGCCCGCCTTCGCCCTGGTGGATCAGCCCGAGCGCCTGCGCTTCCGCGTGGAGGACCTGGGCGGTGTTCAGGGCGACGGCCAGGCCGAGGTTATCCTTTCCCTGAACGGAAAGCCGGTGGAACGGCTCGAGGTGCCGGTGGGCGAAACCCGGGAACTGCCCTTTACTCTGGAACGCCGCGGCGCCTCCATCCTGGAACTGGAAGTGGCAGCCGCGCCCGAGGAACTGACCGAACTGAACAACCGCGTGGCAACCACGGTCAACGGCGTGCGCGACCGCCTGCGTGTTCTGCTGGTCTCCGGCGAGCCGCACCCGGGAAGCCGTGCCTGGCGCAACATCCTGAAGTCCGATCCCTCCGTTGACCTGGTGCACTTCACGATCCTGCGTCCCCCCGAAAAGCAGGACGGCACGCCCATCGACGAGCTGTCGCTGATCGCCTTTCCCACGCGCGAGCTCTTCGAGGTCAAGCTGCCGGAGTTCGACCTGGTGGTCTTCGACCGCTACCAGCGTCGCGGCGTCCTTCCAACCGCTTACTACAACAACATTGCGGCCTATGTGGAGAACGGCGGCGCCCTGCTGGATGTCTCCGGCCCGGACTATGTCTCGCCCATGTCCCTCTGGCGCACCGGCCTGCGCCGCGTGCTGCCCGCAGCCCCCACGGGCGAGATCTTCGAGCAGCCCTATCGGCCGGATGTGACGGAAACCGGCGAGCGACATCCCGTGACCAGCAGCCTGCTCAGACAGGTGCCGCGCGACAAGAACGGACAGCCGGCCTGGGGTGAATGGTTCCGCCTGATCGACAACGACCCTGGCCAGGCGGACGTCCTCATGTCAGGCGCCAGCGACAGGCCCCTGCTTCTGCTCACGCGGCAGGAGCAGGGCCGGGTGGCGCAGCTGTCCAGTGACCAGATCTGGCTTTGGGGCCGGGGTTATGATGGGGGCGGCCCCCAGCGCGAACTGGTGCGCCGGATCGCGCACTGGCTGATGAAGGAGCCGGATCTGGAGGAGGAGGACCTTCTGGCCGAAGTGCGCGAGGACCGTCTTGTGATCACGCGGCGCTCACTTGCCGACGACACGGACCCCGTGGAAGTCACCCTGCCGGACGGGCAGACCCGCAGCGTGACCCTGGAGCAGAGCGAACCGGGTCGATTCCAGGCCAGTCTGCCCATCGAGCAGCAGGGCCTCTATCGCGTGGAGCAGAGGGATTTGCTGGCGCTCGCCGCCCTGGGCGCGATCAACGCAAAGGAATTCGAAGATCCGCGCGCAACAGCAGAGATCCTGGAACCCTTGCGCGCGGACAGCGGTGGCGGCCTGGCCGAACTGCATGAGGAAACTGTGCCGGCCTTGCGCAAGGTTGCCCAGGGACGCGACCGTCACGGCGCCGGATGGATGGGTGTCCTGGACCGCCAGAGCTATCGCGTGACCGGTGTCGAGCGCACACCCCTGCTGCCCGGACTGCTGCTTCTGGCCCTGATCCTCGGCGGCCTCATGGCCGCCTGGTACCGCGAAGGGCGCTAG